A genomic segment from Glycine soja cultivar W05 chromosome 18, ASM419377v2, whole genome shotgun sequence encodes:
- the LOC114397053 gene encoding uncharacterized protein LOC114397053, whose translation MTLLEEEAEDEDRDKWIVWFDNTSNTLGHGVGAILVTPDEQCIPFTTRFGFDCTNNMAEYEACALGIQAAIDFKVKFLKVYEDSAFVIHQLMGEWETKDHKLIPYQVYIRKLIKYFDDVSFDHIPREENQMVDALTTLASMFQLTPHGDLPYIEFRCRGKPAHCCLIEEEQDAKPWYFDIKRYIKDKEYPQEASDNDKRMLRRLAAGFILSGNILYKRNHDMIFL comes from the coding sequence atgaccttgttaGAGGAGGAGGCAGAGGATGAGGATAGGGACAAATGGATTGTGTGGTTCGACAACACATCCAACACATTAGGCCATGGAGTTGGGGCGATTTTGGTTACCCCCGACGAGCAGTGTATACCCTTCACAACTAGGTTTGGCTTTGACTGCACGAACAACATGGCTGAGTATGAGGCATGCGCCCTTGGAATCCAAGCGGCAATTGACTTCAAGGTCAAGTTTCTCAAGGTATATGAGGACTCAGCCTTTGTAATCCACCAGTTGATGGGAGAATGGGAGACCAAGGATCataagttgataccctaccagGTCTACATCCGGAAACTAATAAAGTACTTCGATGACGTATCCTTTGACCATATCCCTAGAGAGGAGAATCAGATGGTCGATGCCCTTACcactttggcgtccatgttccaaTTGACCCCGCATGGGGATTTGCCGtatatcgaattcagatgtcGCGGTAAGCCTGCACATTGTTGCTTGATAGAAGAGGAGCAAGATGCTAAACCTTGGTACTTCGATATCAAGCGGTATATCAAAGACAAGGAATACCCACAAGAGGCTTCTGACAACGACAAGAGAATGTTGCGAAGGTTGGCGGCCGGCTTCATCCTGAGTGGGAATATCCTATACAAGAGGAACCATGATATGATTTTTCTctga
- the LOC114397054 gene encoding uncharacterized protein LOC114397054, whose amino-acid sequence MVKARDLERALGRAIGKALGRREASDDDNDAPNGEDLPHILVSSDNKRVLFTTAEDLNEEQQEPPIEESVTDVEGFPGGPHDTLVLRDFENHITLREHPELKLSSHGRKMAMFGRPTPEIEGLVTASGLGSLIETSSFHLPVREVTITLDGVASLLHLPIVGAFHSFEQLHVDDIVNTLVELLECWIYKNFPSVGSALTTEDYDKRRPRASRWISGKALPVSTYRRRLDRLTPDVV is encoded by the exons ATGGTTAAAGCTAGAGATCTCGAACGGGCTTTAGGCCGAGCAATAGGAAAAGCCCTTGGGAGGAGAGAGGCTAGTGACGACGATAACGATGCCCCCAACGGCGAAGACCTACCTCATATACTCGTAAGCAGCGACAACAAGCGTGTGTTGTTTACAACCGCGGAGGATTTAAACGAAGAGCAGCAAGAACCACCTATTGAAGAAAGTGTTACTGATGTTGAGGGTTTTCCAGGTGGACCCCATGACACAttagttttgagagattttgaaaATCACATTACTCTAAGA GAACATCCTGAGCTGAAGCTATCTTCCCATGGAAGGAAGATGGCTATGTTCGGGAGGCCTACTCCAGAGATTGAAGGCCTTGTGACTGCCAGCGGACTAGGTTCTTTGATC GAAACTAGTAGTTTCCATTTGCCCGTCAGAGAGGTGACTATCACCTTGGATGGCGTGGCGTCGTTGCTACATTTGCCTATCGTAGGGGCGTTCCATAGCTTCGAGCAACTTCATGTCGACGACATTGTCAATACGTTGGTGGAATTACTCGAG TGTTGGATCTACAAAAATTTCCCGTCTGTTGGTTCTGCCCTAACTACCGAGGATTATGACAAAAGGAGACCACGTGCAAGCCGATGGATCTCTGGCAAGGCATTACCCGTGTCAACGTATCGTAGGCGTCTAGACAGACTGACCCCTGATGTTGTGTGA
- the LOC114396717 gene encoding eukaryotic translation initiation factor 3 subunit G-like codes for MAHQGEPAKLRWGELEEDDGEDLDFLLPPRQVIGPDENGIKKVIEYKFDEDGNKVKITTTTRTRKLANARLSKRAVERRSWPKFGDAVHEDVGARLTMVSTEEILLERPKPLGAKSEEPKNAGDPLAQFQKGAVLMVCRTCGKKGDHWTSRCPYKDLAPPSEGFVDKPAAADTVAATAGATKGAYVPPGMRAGAERTTGSDMRRRNDENSVRVTNLSEDTREPDLLELFRPFGPVSRVYVAIDQKTGMSRGFGFVNFVNREDAQRAINKLNGYGYDNLILRVEWATPRAN; via the exons ATGGCGCATCAAGGAGAACCGGCGAAGCTGCGGTGGGGTGAGCTCGAGGAGGACGACGGCGAGGATCTGGACTTCCTCCTGCCGCCGCGGCAGGTGATAGGCCCCGACGAGAACGGGATAAAGAAGGTGATCGAGTACAAGTTCGACGAGGACGGGAACAAGGTGAAGATCACCACCACCACGCGCACGCGCAAGCTCGCCAACGCGCGTCTCAGCAAACGCGCCGTCGAGCGCCGCTCCTGGCCCAAGTTCGGCGACGCCGTCCACGAAGACGTTGGTGCCCGCCTCACCATGGTCTCCACCGAAGAGATCCTACTCGAACGCCCCAAGCCTCTTG GTGCCAAGTCAGAGGAGCCAAAGAATGCTGGAGACCCATTGGCTCAATTTCAGAAAGGTGCTGTTCTTATGGTCTGTAGGACTTGTGGGAAGAAGGGTGATCACTGGACCTCAAGGTGTCCATACAAGGATCTTGCCCCGCCATCTGAGGGATTCGTCGATAAACCTGCGGCGGCAGACACTGTGGCAGCCACTGCTGGTGCAACCAAGGGAGCATATGTGCCTCCTGGTATGAGGGCAGGTGCTGAGAGGACTACTGGATCTGATATGCGGCGCAGGAATGATGAGAATTCTGTGAGGGTAACTAACCTCTCTGAGGACACGAGAGAGCCTGATTTGCTGGAGCTGTTCCGTCCTTTCGGTCCTGTCAGCAGAGTCTATGTTGCCATTGATCAGAAGACTGGCATGAGCAGAGGGTTTGGCTTTGTTAACTTTGTCAACAGGGAAGATGCACAAAGAGCTATTAACAAACTCAATGGGTATGGCTATGACAATCTCATCCTTAGAGTTGAATGGGCAACCCCAAGGGcaaattaa